In the Choloepus didactylus isolate mChoDid1 chromosome 5, mChoDid1.pri, whole genome shotgun sequence genome, one interval contains:
- the GGCT gene encoding gamma-glutamylcyclotransferase isoform X2: protein MASPGCGNCPGNEEESFLYFAYGSNLLTERIHLRNPSAVFCSVARLQDFKLDFGNSQGKISHTWHGGIATIFQSPGDEVWGVVWKMNKSNLCSLDESFAWVQKRMVYHWSIKRS from the exons ATGGCGAGCCCGGGATGCGGTAACTGCCCGGGAAACGAGGAGGAGAGTTTTCTGTACTTCGCCTACGGCAGCAACCTGCTCACGGAGAGGATCCACCTCCGAAACCCCTCGGCCGTCTTCTGCAGCGTGGCCCGCCTGCAG gATTTTAAGCTTGACTTTGGCAATTCCCAAGGCAAAATAAGTCATACTTGGCATGGAGGAATAGCTACCATTTTTCAAAGTCCTGGAGATGAAGTATGGGGAGTAGTAtggaaaatgaacaaaagcaATTTATGTTCTCTGGATGA GTCATTTGCATGGGTGCAAAAGAGAATGGTTTACCACTGGAGTATCAAAAGAAGTTAA
- the GGCT gene encoding gamma-glutamylcyclotransferase isoform X1 — protein sequence MASPGCGNCPGNEEESFLYFAYGSNLLTERIHLRNPSAVFCSVARLQDFKLDFGNSQGKISHTWHGGIATIFQSPGDEVWGVVWKMNKSNLCSLDEQEGVVSGTYDPIEVNVHTQEGEKITCRSYQMKNYVSAPPSPQYKKVICMGAKENGLPLEYQKKLKAIEPNDYKGRVSEEIEDIIKKGETKSN from the exons ATGGCGAGCCCGGGATGCGGTAACTGCCCGGGAAACGAGGAGGAGAGTTTTCTGTACTTCGCCTACGGCAGCAACCTGCTCACGGAGAGGATCCACCTCCGAAACCCCTCGGCCGTCTTCTGCAGCGTGGCCCGCCTGCAG gATTTTAAGCTTGACTTTGGCAATTCCCAAGGCAAAATAAGTCATACTTGGCATGGAGGAATAGCTACCATTTTTCAAAGTCCTGGAGATGAAGTATGGGGAGTAGTAtggaaaatgaacaaaagcaATTTATGTTCTCTGGATGA GCAAGAAGGAGTTGTAAGTGGAACATATGATCCAATAGAAGTTAATGTTCACActcaagaaggagaaaaaataaccTGTCGAAGTTATCAGATGAAAAATTATGTGAGTGCTCCCCCATCACCACAGTATAAAAAG GTCATTTGCATGGGTGCAAAAGAGAATGGTTTACCACTGGAGTATCAAAAGAAGTTAAAAGCAATAGAACCAAATGACTATAAAGGAAGGGTCTCAGAAGAAATTGAAGATATTATCAAAAAGGGAGAAACAAAATCTAATTAA